In Spiroplasma chinense, a single window of DNA contains:
- a CDS encoding ParA family protein, producing the protein MAKVISVSNQKGGVGKTTTSINLACGLAMANQKVLLIDMDPQFNATTGVGYEIDNSTLSMYHVFVGEKELSEVIVKDIKPNVDLAPSSIDVAAVDLILLEQKNNNQNVLKEQIDKIKDSYDFVVIDCPPSLGLINRNGLAISDTVLIPIQAEHYAMHGVAQLLRTIKKVKETLNSNLTIEGVLVTMFDSRTRLAHDVLEEIMKTFGPKVYKSVIPRNIKVSESSIEGKSIFEYDRNGPGSIAYVEFVKEVLKENGRS; encoded by the coding sequence ATGGCAAAAGTAATTTCAGTATCAAACCAAAAAGGGGGAGTTGGTAAGACAACAACTTCAATCAATCTAGCATGTGGGCTTGCAATGGCAAATCAAAAAGTTTTATTAATAGATATGGACCCACAATTTAATGCAACAACAGGAGTGGGTTACGAAATAGATAATTCAACTCTAAGTATGTATCATGTTTTTGTTGGAGAAAAAGAATTATCTGAAGTAATAGTAAAAGATATTAAACCAAATGTAGATCTTGCACCAAGTTCTATTGATGTGGCAGCGGTAGACTTAATTTTATTAGAACAAAAAAATAATAATCAAAACGTTCTTAAAGAACAAATTGACAAAATAAAAGATAGCTATGACTTTGTAGTTATTGATTGTCCACCAAGTTTAGGATTAATAAACAGAAATGGTTTAGCGATATCTGACACTGTTTTAATTCCAATTCAAGCAGAGCACTATGCAATGCACGGGGTTGCACAACTTCTTAGAACAATAAAAAAAGTAAAAGAAACTTTAAACAGCAATTTAACTATCGAGGGTGTTCTTGTAACAATGTTTGACTCAAGAACCAGACTTGCACATGATGTGTTAGAAGAAATTATGAAAACTTTTGGACCAAAAGTTTACAAATCTGTTATTCCTAGAAACATTAAAGTTTCTGAATCATCAATTGAGGGTAAATCAATTTTTGAATATGACAGAAATGGACCCGGTTCAATTGCATACGTTGAATTTGTAAAAGAGGTGTTGAAAGAAAATGGCCGCAGCTAA
- the rsmG gene encoding 16S rRNA (guanine(527)-N(7))-methyltransferase RsmG has protein sequence MLNWSNLESLIKDFNQEKRQNLETYMELLQQENKKYNLTAIVESQEIIDKHFYDSVIFSESIEIENQSIMDIGTGAGFPGLVIKILFPETKVYLVESNNKKISFLNLVINKLNLKNVFTKNERAEDFSLEMKEKFDIIISRAMAPLNILLEVGVQGLKVGGQFICLKSKNVTNEILDLNNKESVIGLKLLKEQKISIDNIGERINLFYLKEKNTPNSYPRMYSQIKKKPLGK, from the coding sequence ATGTTAAATTGAAGTAATTTAGAGAGTTTAATTAAGGATTTTAACCAAGAAAAAAGACAGAATCTTGAAACCTATATGGAGTTACTTCAACAAGAGAACAAAAAATATAACTTAACAGCAATCGTTGAATCACAAGAAATTATAGATAAACATTTCTACGACTCAGTTATCTTTAGTGAGAGTATAGAAATTGAAAACCAAAGTATTATGGACATAGGAACTGGAGCTGGATTTCCAGGTTTGGTCATTAAAATTTTGTTTCCAGAAACTAAAGTTTATCTTGTAGAATCTAATAATAAAAAAATTAGTTTTTTAAATCTTGTTATAAATAAGTTAAATTTAAAAAATGTATTCACAAAAAATGAGAGAGCAGAAGATTTTAGTTTAGAAATGAAAGAAAAGTTTGACATCATCATTTCTAGGGCAATGGCACCATTAAATATATTACTTGAAGTGGGAGTTCAAGGACTTAAGGTTGGTGGGCAATTTATTTGCTTAAAATCAAAGAATGTAACAAATGAAATTTTAGATTTAAATAATAAAGAATCAGTAATTGGATTAAAATTATTAAAAGAACAAAAAATATCAATTGACAATATAGGCGAAAGAATAAATTTATTTTATTTAAAAGAAAAAAATACACCAAATTCTTATCCAAGAATGTATTCACAAATCAAAAAGAAACCACTGGGAAAATAG
- a CDS encoding APC family permease, with amino-acid sequence MINVNKKNKSRNRIFEFLAIFSMAFGLVVGSGIYLKNRSEPGSGGVLDAANNNPYLAIVVWIFIGLICTLMMISFLEISSAIDKDDHNTVQSWSAKFINKKSASMFSIFYVAFYMPILGSLGAMFLVDVLFEQGMQTFARAAYGVDNSLAMFKSNHLGWYITLKIILSSILLISFQVMNTFTSKPSKLIQTTFTFVKFIPLLAVIIGGFAVFFLGNKNGNSFDAAQSDWKVPTFFSTAIPILFAFDGFIYATTLQKDVEHKQVVEPAMLAAIIAVTLFYIIITVSIFIGANDGDIFNLFDTVFSKVPALSLIFKLIISSTLLTIVNGYTTLIPKTIESASHEGFVYFGKRSKTLSHKEASIIGAIITQILFFVTIAASLSIQSITAEPSHMIIADSLSSTTVLYAFVIYTVLIFGQVINRKTKKVQVKEVKGAFVTGIITLCLLLVIIPYVLYQCLIDVYIQKNVSGMIVSISSFVVLIPIAVWYFINKSLLQKYGE; translated from the coding sequence ATGATTAATGTAAATAAAAAAAATAAGTCGAGGAACAGAATATTTGAATTCTTAGCAATATTTTCTATGGCTTTTGGACTGGTAGTAGGTTCAGGAATATATTTAAAAAATAGAAGTGAACCTGGGTCTGGTGGTGTTTTAGACGCTGCAAACAACAACCCCTATCTAGCAATTGTTGTGTGAATCTTTATAGGTTTAATTTGTACACTGATGATGATTTCGTTTTTAGAAATCTCATCTGCAATTGATAAAGATGATCACAATACAGTTCAGTCATGATCTGCAAAATTTATTAATAAAAAATCTGCATCAATGTTTTCAATTTTCTATGTGGCATTTTATATGCCAATACTTGGATCATTGGGAGCAATGTTCTTAGTTGATGTTTTATTCGAACAAGGAATGCAAACATTTGCTAGAGCAGCTTATGGAGTCGATAACTCATTGGCAATGTTTAAATCAAATCATTTAGGTTGATACATAACATTGAAAATAATATTGTCATCAATTTTATTAATTTCTTTTCAAGTGATGAATACATTCACTTCAAAGCCAAGTAAATTAATTCAAACTACTTTTACATTTGTAAAATTCATTCCTTTATTAGCTGTTATCATTGGGGGATTTGCAGTATTCTTCCTTGGAAATAAAAATGGAAACTCATTTGACGCTGCTCAAAGCGATTGAAAAGTTCCAACATTTTTCTCAACAGCTATTCCAATCTTATTTGCATTTGATGGTTTCATTTATGCAACAACTTTACAAAAAGATGTTGAACATAAACAAGTTGTAGAACCAGCAATGCTTGCTGCAATTATTGCAGTTACATTATTCTATATTATTATTACAGTCTCAATTTTTATAGGAGCAAATGACGGAGACATTTTCAATTTATTTGATACAGTCTTTAGTAAAGTTCCAGCTCTAAGTTTAATATTTAAACTTATAATAAGTTCAACCTTATTAACAATTGTAAATGGTTATACCACACTTATTCCAAAAACAATTGAATCAGCTTCACATGAAGGGTTTGTATACTTTGGTAAAAGATCAAAAACCCTATCACATAAAGAAGCGTCAATAATCGGAGCTATTATAACTCAGATTTTATTCTTCGTTACAATAGCAGCTTCACTTTCAATTCAGTCAATTACAGCTGAACCGAGTCACATGATAATTGCAGACTCACTTTCAAGCACAACGGTTCTTTATGCATTTGTTATTTATACTGTCTTAATATTTGGACAAGTTATAAATAGGAAAACTAAAAAAGTACAAGTAAAGGAAGTTAAAGGAGCATTTGTAACAGGGATAATAACTCTTTGTCTACTTTTAGTAATCATTCCTTATGTTTTATATCAATGTTTAATTGATGTATACATACAAAAAAATGTATCTGGAATGATAGTTTCAATTTCTTCGTTTGTTGTACTAATACCAATTGCTGTTTGATACTTTATTAACAAAAGCCTACTTCAAAAATATGGTGAATAA